From the genome of Torulaspora globosa chromosome 2, complete sequence, one region includes:
- the SAS10 gene encoding rRNA-processing protein SAS10 (ancestral locus Anc_7.330), with protein sequence MARRRAKNSGSRQPASARQAAEDAYGMTEVDEFASKKDKLLFEQSTLAGDDDQNGFDNPYEEEEEVLAMSNESSSEEDEEEEEELDGERAYRKVFGRKLNLREEAGEDEAESMLDNDGAWGTSKGDYYGADDIEDEETAKEVEKEALRQKKKHLEELNMNDYLDEELDEDWAKSAREADVGEFKEVTKQSQKVASIEDLRNMDGEAKREYIKALFPEFVPLSKELSKLSVVLEELRSQEESEVISLKICALSSYLGTLSSYFGILLHELDNNDNFSTMRDHPIMETILTSKEVWRQASALTDQSEKMDEEQQHGENELTDEESKEFDVNHLGKINGETGSDNGDEEPISDEENREQDENEDEDDEEDDEEDVDLDDFEEYVKQSRVPSRKNNNKDGSHIVDDADDYLEGQMADVDSQEKRARRRTLRFYTSKIDQSENKKTERYKGDDDIPYKERLFERQQRLLEEARKRGQQGPSNADLDAKDYDSSDEATSKAMNKESEEDFFEMTRRQKQSKKDARKQAHKDAVKAARDGKLAELAEELGEDGKRAINYQILKNKGLTPKRKKDNRNSRVKKRKKFEKAQKKLKSIRAVYSGGQSGVYEGEKTGIKKNLIKSVKFTN encoded by the coding sequence ATGGCAAGGAGAAGAGCTAAAAATTCAGGTTCAAGGCAGCCGGCTAGCGCTCGTCAGGCGGCTGAAGACGCTTATGGTATGACTGAAGTCGATGAGTTCGCTagcaagaaggataaaTTGCTTTTTGAGCAGTCAACTCTGGCCGGCGACGATGATCAAAACGGGTTTGATAATCCTtacgaggaagaagaagaagttctggCGATGAGCAATGAATCATCTTCCgaggaggatgaggaggaggaggaggagctCGATGGAGAGCGAGCTTATCGGAAAGTTTttggaagaaagctgaaTTTGCGggaagaagctggcgaGGACGAAGCGGAATCCATGTTGGATAACGATGGTGCCTGGGGTACTAGCAAAGGTGATTACTACGGTGCTGATgacattgaagatgaagagacCGCTAAGGAAgtggagaaagaagctttGCGCCAAAAGAAGAaacatcttgaagagctAAATATGAACGATTACCTGGATGAGGAATTAGACGAAGACTGGGCGAAGAGTGCGAGGGAAGCCGATGTCGGCGAGTTTAAAGAAGTTACTAAGCAGAGTCAAAAAGTTGCGTCGATCGAGGATCTACGAAATATGGATGGAGAGGCGAAGAGAGAGTACATAAAGGCGCTGTTCCCCGAATTTGTGCCCTTAAGCAAAGAACTTTCGAAACTGTCTGTCGTGCTAGAGGAACTGAGgagccaagaagaatcagaagTAATATCATTGAAAATTTGCGCTCTTTCTAGTTACTTGGGCACACTTTCGTCGTATTTTGGAATCTTACTTCATGAGTTAGACAATAATGATAACTTCAGTACTATGCGGGATCATCCTATAATGGAAACGATATTGACCTCGAAGGAGGTGTGGAGACAGGCCAGCGCTCTGACTGACCAATCTGAAAAGATGGATGAAGAGCAGCAACATGGCGAAAACGAGTTGACGGACGAGGAGTCGAAGGAGTTTGACGTAAACCATCTTGGGAAGATCAATGGCGAAACTGGATCTGACAATGGCGACGAGGAGCCAATatctgatgaggaaaatCGGGAACAGGACgaaaatgaagatgaagacgacgaggaagatgacgaggaagacgtGGACTTGgatgacttcgaagaatACGTAAAACAATCTCGTGTGCCTTCGAGGAAGAACAATAACAAGGATGGTTCTCATATTGTCGATGATGCGGACGACTATTTGGAGGGCCAAATGGCTGACGTGGATTCTCAAGAGAAGAGGGCTCGTAGGAGAACGCTGCGATTCTACACTTCCAAGATAGATCAAAGTGAGAACAAAAAGACTGAGAGGTACAAGGGTGACGACGATATACCTTACAAGGAGCGCCTATTTGAAAGGCAGCAGAGGCTGCTGGAAGAAGCACGTAAGCGTGGCCAGCAGGGTCCCAGCAATGCTGATTTGGATGCAAAGGACTATGATTCAAGCGACGAGGCAACTTCTAAAGCTATGAACAAGGAATCTGAAGAGGACTTTTTCGAAATGACCCGCAGACAAAAGCAGAGCAAAAAGGATGCACGTAAGCAGGCACATAAGGATGCTGTTAAAGCAGCCAGAGACGGTAAACTGGCTGAATTAGCTGAAGAATTAGGTGAAGACGGCAAGCGTGCAATAAATTACCAGatactgaagaacaagGGTCTGACgccaaagagaaagaaagatAATAGAAACTCCAGAGttaagaagagaaagaagttCGAGAAAGCTCAGAAAAAACTCAAGTCCATACGGGCCGTTTATTCTGGTGGTCAATCTGGCGTTTACGAGGGTGAGAAGACTGGTATTAAGAAAAACTTGATCAAATCGGTAAAATTCACAAATTAA
- the RPC53 gene encoding DNA-directed RNA polymerase III subunit C53 (ancestral locus Anc_7.329), whose translation MSSGSGSGRLPSLNSSSGKPSLKFKPKAVARRTKEEREASAPKIKTEEISRPYNDKKNNQGRSTATANKQRRMQRFLSNTHVISSGPLAAGNFVSEKGSDMRRGFIKTEGGTSSLVHSGLQNIEGGEANSDDDDLDHKDKEHGAKNKSKFNMGREYAVHDIDGEDEDEENSDEIGEMDEEALQARRVEELFPVRPLRIRHEDIEVVEKKVQESISDATTREATPAVKTEEGVANGTELQQALEQKQANLQDRLKELSLESQFQSLDQSETLQEMKALINDHLLIGKKLNKINNKPGRFILFQLPSKLPEFEEVTPKAEQEPATDTKEESHEADKGAHKSKMKDEPAKLSEDSLIGKIGSIRVHRSGKLSVKIGNVVMDISKGADAAFLQDVVAINESGETPCLENLGRIDGRVVITPRF comes from the coding sequence ATGAGCAGCGGTAGTGGATCGGGACGGTTACCTTCTTTGAATTCATCCAGTGGAAAGCCATCACTGAAGTTCAAGCCTAAAGCCGtggcaagaagaacgaaagaagagagagagGCTTCAGCACCTAAGATCAAGACAGAGGAGATATCTAGACCTTACAATgacaagaagaataatCAGGGGAGAAGTACGGCAACGGCCAATAAACAGAGAAGGATGCAGAGGTTTCTTAGTAACACACACGTCATCTCCTCCGGACCCTTAGCAGCTGGAAATTTTGTGAGTGAAAAGGGCAGCGATATGAGAAGAGGATTCATCAAAACTGAGGGAGGGACTTCGTCACTGGTTCATTCAGGGCTTCAAAACATCGAAGGCGGTGAAGCCAACTCtgacgatgacgatttGGACCATAAGGATAAGGAGCACGGAGCTAAGAACAAGTCGAAATTTAACATGGGTAGAGAATATGCGGTACATGATATAGACGGtgaagatgaggacgaagaaAACAGCGACGAAATTGGCGAaatggatgaagaagctttgCAGGCCAGAAGAGTAGAGGAGTTGTTCCCGGTTAGACCACTCCGTATCAGACATGAGGACATCGAAGTCGTGGAAAAAAAGGTACAGGAAAGCATATCTGATGCTACTACCCGTGAGGCGACGCCCGCTGTGAAGACCGAGGAGGGCGTGGCCAATGGAACAGAGCTCCAGCAGGCTCTAGAACAAAAGCAGGCCAACCTGCAGGATAGATTAAAAGAGCTCTCGCTGGAAAGTCAATTTCAGTCACTGGATCAGAGTGAAACGTTGCAGGAGATGAAGGCGTTGATTAACGACCACTTACTGATAGGCAAAAAGCTGAATAAAATAAACAACAAACCAGGCAGGTTTATACTGTTTCAATTACCGTCTAAGCTTCCCGAGTTCGAGGAAGTTACGCCAAAAGCTGAGCAGGAACCAGCAACAGATACCAAAGAGGAATCCCATGAAGCAGACAAAGGCGCCCATaaatcgaagatgaaagatgagCCTGCAAAACTTTCTGAAGATTCTTTGATCGGAAAAATCGGCTCCATCAGAGTCCACCGGTCTGGTAAGCTATCGGTCAAGATCGGAAATGTTGTCATGGACATTAGCAAAGGTGCTGACGCGGCTTTTCTGCAAGATGTTGTTGCCATCAACGAATCTGGAGAAACGCCATGTTTGGAAAATCTTGGACGGATAGACGGCAGAGTGGTCATCACACCAAGATTTTAG
- the ATG9 gene encoding autophagy protein ATG9 (ancestral locus Anc_7.328), translated as MDKDSPHNKRNTRDTFLSRVFGLQSEDVGSSIPTEEMSNFAEQRTIEESSRLPESNNTTETGSNSSEEEELRVPESDQGTTTDEEEQHSEDIDLNDVSIPNGLLRRVDKLDNLAGMGDSSVKVGQLSSDDEYNDELTGEVGADIPLFDRSKKNNRIENDTSANRLSHSLLFRRVLQQDKQKQKGQQLFTSSKDGYKRRQGDASFDYDLEAGPGNRQINNKRGENTRNKVFNTKRPNLFANVSVLNNTPASKVSALSPKERALWKWANVENLDIFLAEVYKYYLGNGFFCIVLEKVLNIATLIFIVFISTYMGHCIDYTRLPTSHKLSEITVEQCYSQHIAGSTKVLLWVFYLFIALKVTQLYFDIQNLKEIQNFFKHLLNISEKELQTIPWQNVIQQIMYLKDQNALTANVVEVKAKNRMDAHDIANRIMRKENYLIAMFNNDVLDLSLPLPLYRTSTLTKTLEWNINLCIMGYAFNESAFIKQSFLKASQHEYLSEELRKRFMLAGFLNIILSPFLVAYFVLLYFFKYFNEYKTSPGTLGARQYTPMAEWKFREYNELYHLFQRRIGLSTELADRYINQFPKEGSNIFLRFVAFISGSFVALLALLTILDPENFFNFEITSERTALFYITILGAIWTICRNSVSDGYNVFDPEETIQELATFTHYLPNEWKGRYHTEEVKNEFCKLYNLRIVVLLRELASLIITPFILWFSLPKSADKIVKFFRETSVYVDGLGYICKYAMFDMNHPEIRKKNHSSSVNLDQLSDKRETNLHNDETEEQDSDENGEEENENAINKMMQSYLYFIDDYENSENAVGKHHLPQKRYDDLKKAPVFNAYSWKKQFQPGQRPELFKIGRHALERRALHTEVPARTSDRDESKSSDPNRTLGESFINSVPARHYDVDERRSESGTRGAGVLGLVKEFYKNQI; from the coding sequence ATGGATAAAGATAGTCCACATAATAAGAGAAACACAAGAGATACCTTCTTATCGCGAGTTTTCGGTCTGCAATCTGAAGATGTGGGTTCGTCAATTCCCACCGAAGAGATGAGTAACTTTGCAGAGCAAAGGACAATCGAAGAGAGTTCAAGACTACCTGAAAGTAATAATACCACGGAAACCGGAAGCAATTCCagcgaggaagaggaaCTTCGAGTCCCAGAGTCGGACCAGGGAACCACTacagatgaagaagagcagcatTCAGAGGATATAGATTTGAATGATGTGTCTATTCCTAATGGCTTGCTAAGACGGGTGGATAAGCTAGATAATTTGGCGGGTATGGGCGACTCGTCGGTCAAAGTGGGCCAGCTATCTAGCGATGATGAATACAACGATGAGCTTACTGGAGAAGTGGGTGCTGATATTCCTCTTTTTGACCGGTCAAAAAAGAATAATAGGATCGAGAACGATACTAGTGCGAACCGCCTTTCCCATTCTTTGTTGTTTCGTCGGGTATTGCAGCAAGATAagcaaaaacaaaaagGGCAACAGCTTTTCACCTCCTCTAAAGATGGATATAAGAGGCGCCAGGGAGACGCGAGCTTTGACTATGACCTCGAAGCTGGGCCAGGTAATAGGCAGATCAACAACAAACGGGGTGAAAATACGAGAAACAAGGTATTTAATACAAAGAGACCGAATCTTTTCGCCAATGTTTCAGTGCTTAATAATACTCCGGCAAGTAAAGTAAGTGCTTTGAGTCCTAAGGAACGGGCATTATGGAAGTGGGCTAATGTTGAAAATTTAGACATCTTCCTTGCGGAGGTATACAAGTATTATCTAGGGAACGGGTTTTTCTGCATtgttttggaaaaggtttTGAATATAGCAACGCTGATATTCATTGTGTTTATATCCACTTATATGGGTCACTGCATTGATTATACGAGGCTTCCCACGAGTCATAAGCTATCAGAGATTACAGTTGAGCAATGTTATTCTCAACATATCGCCGGTTCGACAAAAGTACTTCTGTGGGTGTTCTACTTATTCATCGCTTTGAAAGTGACTCAGCTCTACTTCGACATACAGAACTTGAAGGAAATTcagaacttcttcaaacATCTATTGAATATAtcagagaaagagcttcagaCAATTCCATGGCAAAATGTTATTCAACAGATTATGTACCTAAAGGATCAAAATGCTCTGACAGCTAACGTAGTCGAAGTCAAGGCAAAGAATCGAATGGATGCTCACGATATAGCCAACAGAATAATGAGAAAAGAGAACTACCTGATTGCAATGTTCAACAACGACGTACTTGACTTGTCATTACCACTACCGCTGTATCGTACCAGTACATTAACAAAGACGCTGGAATGGAATATCAATCTCTGCATCATGGGTTATGCTTTTAACGAATCTGCATTTATCAAGCAAAGCTTCCTAAAGGCTTCGCAGCATGAGTACCTCAGCGAAGAACTGCGAAAGAGATTTATGTTAGCTGGTTTTCTAAACATAATTCTTTCTCCCTTTCTCGTGGCCTACTTTGTCTTAttgtacttcttcaagtatttcaaTGAATACAAAACATCGCCGGGGACTTTGGGTGCCCGGCAGTACACTCCTATGGCTGAATGGAAATTCAGGGAATATAATGAACTTTATCACCTTTTTCAGAGAAGAATTGGCTTGAGCACAGAGTTAGCAGATAGGTATATCAACCAGTTTCCAAAAGAGGGCTCAAACATTTTTCTAAGATTTGTTGCTTTCATATCAGGCTCTTTTGTGGCTCTCCTGGCGCTTCTTACCATACTTGATCCCgaaaacttcttcaacttcgaaatTACCAGTGAAAGGACAGCTCTTTTTTATATCACTATACTTGGTGCTATCTGGACAATATGTCGGAATTCCGTTTCAGACGGTTACAACGTGTTTGACCCAGAGGAAACAATTCAAGAACTAGCCACTTTTACTCACTATCTTCCAAATGAGTGGAAAGGCAGGTATCACACCGAGGAAGTGAAGAATGAATTTTGCAAGTTGTACAACTTGAGGATAGTTGTCTTACTCCGTGAGCTAGCTAGTCTGATTATAACCCCATTCATTTTGTGGTTTTCTCTTCCCAAAAGTGCTGATAAGATTGTGAAGTTCTTCCGCGAGACATCCGTTTATGTCGATGGTCTTGGATACATTTGCAAATATGCCATGTTCGATATGAATCATCCTGAAATTCGTAAGAAGAACCATTCTAGCTCTGTCAATCTGGACCAGCTGTCGGACAAGAGGGAAACAAACCTTCATAATGATGAGactgaagaacaagacTCCGATGAAAAtggtgaagaggagaaCGAAAATGCCATTAATAAAATGATGCAGTCATATTTGTATTTCATTGACGATTATGAAAATAGTGAAAATGCTGTGGGAAAACATCACCTGCCTCAGAAGCGATACGacgacttgaagaaagcacCGGTCTTCAACGCATACTCctggaagaagcagttCCAGCCCGGTCAGAGGccagagcttttcaagattgGAAGACATGCTCTCGAGAGAAGAGCCCTTCACACTGAAGTGCCAGCACGTACCTCCGACAGAGATGAAAGTAAGTCAAGTGATCCAAATCGAACCTTGGGCGAATCATTTATAAATTCTGTCCCAGCAAGGCATTATGACGTTGATGAGAGACGGTCAGAATCCGGTACTCGTGGTGCTGGCGTATTGGGTCTCGTAAAAGAGTTCTATAAGAATCAGATTTGA